The Anastrepha ludens isolate Willacy chromosome X, idAnaLude1.1, whole genome shotgun sequence genome includes a window with the following:
- the LOC128870317 gene encoding putative nuclease HARBI1, with amino-acid sequence MGYPQCIGAIDGCHIEIHPRKEEAIDYYNYKGWYSVVLLALVDAKYRFVYIHCGSPGRCNDSGIFEKSSLKRELQSCALLDELSLLYGSTKIPVHIIGDSAFRLSQHLMKPYPHSVTNTPEQKKFNYRLSKCRRVVENAFGHLKARQIQLRDSNIFKNW; translated from the exons ATGGGCTATCCACAATGTATTGGAGCAATAG ATGGATGTCATATTGAAATTCATCCAAGAAAGGAAGAAGCCATTGATTACTACAACTACAAAGGGTGGTATTCCGTAGTACTATTGGCTTTGGTAGACGCAAAATATAGATTTGTTTATATACATTGCGGCAGTCCTGGAAGATGCAACGACtccggaatttttgaaaaatcatcgcTAAAGCGCGAGTTGCAAAGTTGTGCACTTCTTGATGAATTGAGCTTGCTGTATGGATCCACAAAAATACCAGTCCATATTATAGGGGACTCTGCTTTTCGTCTCTCTCAGCATTTAATGAAGCCATATCCGCATAGTGTGACCAATACTcccgaacaaaaaaaattcaactatagATTGTCTAAGTGCCGGCGTGTTGTGGAAAATGCTTTTGGCCATTTAAAAGCCCGGCAAATACAACTTAgagattctaatatttttaaaaattggtaa
- the LOC128870318 gene encoding uncharacterized protein LOC128870318, with product MRKCKLSTMSDEEIEAYMMSVDEQLNDDGFDSDDAISDPDFQPDDFIEESTDRAILECLDEMEEANTSSASLPAFINNLETPFQLFKYFFSSEIVDLIVMETNRSAHQENVNTSFSATEADIHKFVGTLLYMSLYRYPNMES from the coding sequence ATGAGAAAATGTAAGTTGTCTACGATGTCGGATGAGGAGATAGAAGCATATATGATGTCAGTTGATGAGCAACTCAACGATGATGGCTTCGATAGTGACGACGCTATTTCTGACCCTGACTTTCAACCTGATGATTTCATTGAGGAGAGTACCGATAGGGCAATATTGGAGTGCTTAGATGAAATGGAGGAAGCTAACACAAGCTCTGCATCTTTGCCAGCATTCATTAATAATTTAGAAACGCCATTCCAActcttcaaatactttttttcttcagaaaTTGTCGACCTAATTGTTATGGAAACAAATCGTTCTGCACATCAGGAAAATGTCAATACTTCGTTTTCAGCTACAGAAGCAGATATTCACAAATTTGTAGGAACTTTGTTGTATATGTCACTGTACCGATATCCAAACATGGAAAGCTAG